One Vicia villosa cultivar HV-30 ecotype Madison, WI linkage group LG5, Vvil1.0, whole genome shotgun sequence genomic window, AACTAGAAGTATTGAAAATATTTGAACAAATAAAAAACATGAGATGAATTATGAGTTGCAGAATGATTGAATAACATTAATTAGTGTGACATATAattcaaatacaaaataattatacatattattatttccaaaatcaatttaatagGTTATATTTTTAAAGAAGAGTTAGTGAAACAAATAATTgacattaaatataataaacataACTTGACGGAATAAGATAAGAGTTGCACAACGAACCCCAAACACATAAtcttaatatgaatctcaatctcaaactcaataacaacaattaaactaCAATATATAGCTTTTCATAATTATGGGAAGTAgaacaatcaaacaacaataacatcaacaGCTCAAACAATATATTAATGTTTCATGTCTAAACAAGGACAACAACaaacaacacacaacaacaataacaaacaaacaacaacattAATGTAACATGAGTAGTGATGTCTGACGTACCCGATTTGTaaagaagaagggaaagaaataatTTGGGTCTTACATTATGACAAGTATCAAATGATAGCCTTAAAAACAAATCATTTTTGTATTAAGGATGATATGTGTTTAGGGCTCTCGTTGTTTAGGGATCTCCGTTAAGGTactgtctgtgttttttttaggCAAGTGAAACTGAATGTTCTAAGGTAAACAAATTTATCTCGATTGGAAAACAAAATTTAAGTGAAATAAAATGGCTTGAttttagattaaaaataaaatattcaggAAGGCACCACTTTTAATGAATTCAAAACATAAGTTGAAGCTGTTGGGATTCGAAGTATGTACCTTGAATTAGTTTATCCCTTCGGTTTTCAATTAAAACTGACGAAATAGAttgtatatttttaaaagaaaaaatatggcACGTTCAGGAATTATACCTCGTTTTTCGATATATGAGTGAAATCGTtgtcataaaatgtattatttgttgtAGTATGACAGAAAAACTAAGCGGATCATATGATTCACATTGGGGAAAATTCATATAAAGAGGACATAATATAAGGGAACTAGTAAGTTATCCTCAACAGATTCATAGCTATTATAATAAATAGAGAAAGATTAAACTTACAACTATTAGGGGTGATTCCCTAATGAAGACTTTAGTAAGAGTACGTCTTTTCTCATAAAAACTCAAAAACTTGGTACAAAAATTGTGTAACAAAATTGTAGAGCTGACACTATTGCCTTGCTTTTCATTAGATAGACATTGTAATGAGTTTTCTTGGTTGTGAGAAAAACCCAATGTTTACAATTCAACATTGTCACCACATTGTAATTTTACTGGCTATTTTCCTCATAAAATTAGTATACCTCTAGAATTTAGCTTTCATTTTTCAGCGGATTCACATTAATCGGACTTACAAAACTTTAAATAGGATCAAAATACTGCACAAAAGTAAACCTAAATCGCGTAAGCACACCACTATTAACCTTAAGTGCGTCGAGATTTTGAGACTTGTGTGACTTGGCAGTTTGTGATCGTTCATATCTTTCCGCTCTAGCTATGGGGGGGCACCATTTTTTTGTCAGAACGTCAAAATAGTGTCGCTTGTGATCTTGGAGCAATACTTTCTTTCCATTTTATACTTTcccctttttcttttgtttttcacaTGATAGTTCTCTCATTGCTTTTTCATCGTAACTTTcataataaaatatcatatatttgTTCTGATTAGTAAGATTTTGACTTGAATTGGTCTTTTCCACAAttcttcaaaatattgattaattcctagaaaaaaatgaaaacattaaAAGCTAAAAGTACTAAAAAGGACTAAATATTATACTGAAAACATACTATGATGAATTGTCATCAACCActtaaagaaaaggaaaataatatgcTTACACTTTTTCTTACACTAACATCGTATATTTATACCAACAATGcatacattttaatttttaagtaatTTGTATTGTCTTGATTCTcgtgtaaaaatattttgttgtgtTAATTTATACAATGTAACATACGGTGTATGGAAAAAAATTGTCAAGATAATATTGCTCTAAAAAAATAGAGGgaacatgaaaaataaattaaaaaaaaccagGAGGGTGCTAGTGATAAGCATATTGAGGACACTAGTACTAAAGAAGAAAGATacgagtaggggtggcaaaacgggccatgGCCCGCTGGgacggcccgcgcacccgccaaaaaatggcgggttgggttgggattttaggtccGCTGCTCGCCAAAGCTCGCCCTGCAAAAACCCGTCGTTCGCCATACCCACCCCGCCAAACCCCGCCGCCCGGCAAAACCCGcctctcctccaaaactcactctttttttagttaattctagtaatttcaattattgatggtttattttatacatttatttataaatatatgtaatatttttttaagtaaatttgttaaaaagttgcttttataaaaaattgttttaaaaaataagtgaaaagtttaattaaaaggtaaaaaaaagcctattaatctattaaaaaaatataaataaaaataggcgggtaagtccGCTGTCCGCTAaaccgccatcttggcggggcgggcatgacttttatgcccattttacttggcgggcatgcccgccccgctcgttttttagcggacataaggcggggcggacggcggacggggcgggcggcccgttttgccacccctagatacGAGGTCCCAAAACCTTTTCCTAAACCCTACAACGAAAGAAGAAGCAAAAAAGAATTGAAAAGGAGACGCCTTTCTCGCGCCTCCTATTAAAGAACATAGAAGATATAGTAACCAAGGTAGTGGGAGGAAATAGAAAAAGGTCTTAACCTACTAAAAAGTTACAATTCTTACCACGAGTCATGTCGTCTTTGTTCGTAGTGTTAACCTTACTAGTGTTAACCTTACTGAGATTATTATTTTACTTGGGTGGTATCTTATGTTGACCAAAATAGTTCCATATTATTTGagaatcaaaattaaattaagtttatatacaATACTCATATACCTCAATCCAACGAGACACTTTTTTAACGGACAAATCCATGAGAATTCTTACACCCAAAGCAGACAATACCTTGTAGTCACAGTGACACATAGCATTTTCAAAACTCATTAAAAGATAGTTACCTAAATTTGCACAAAATGGAGAGAAAAATGGGTTGAAATACATATGGAAAACAATATAACCATGTTAAATTATATATGGGAAACAATATAACCATATTCGATAATTTGTTGCCAATGAAACAATAACAAGGTGTGGGTTGTTAATGAAGTTGGAAATAATACCTATTAATATATAAAACGTCTAATCTATGCTATTATAAATCCATTCAAATCAATTGTCTTTTCTTAATATTTTCTCATATCACATATTCAACTAATTGTTTATAATACAATTTTTAACCGGTTTCTTCAATTATGTTTTTTGAATTGTAAATATATGTATAAATTTAAAAAGGAGAATAGCAGCTAAAAATATCAACAATAGAGGAGAAACACACAAGGAGAATCAATGAAAAACACAAGTGATATGCCACAATCGAATCAAAAGGTGAGAATTTGATTCATCCATTTGCATGTTGTTATTCATCATGAGCATTTTATATGCCATAATGGTTGCAATAGTTACATACATTTGGACATTTCTTaacataaaaaaacatttttttgttaCTTTTTGACACTTTTATTTTGGTATTATTTTGTGGATGTTTTCTCAGTTAAAGATTACAAATATGAGTAACTCAGAGAATATTGAAAATGTGAAGAAGTGGTTCATGTCTTCTAAACCACTTCTTACCATGTTGTTAGTGCAAATTGTTTCAACTGGAATGCAACTTTTGTCAAGGGTAATCTTGGTCCGGGGCACTTTTATTTTTGCACTCATTACTTATCGATATCTTGTTGCTGCTATTTGTGTTGTTCCCTTTGCACTCTATTTTGAAAggtaatatatttttcatttctatattttttttatcaaaattgttTCATTAATGGTTATAAACATTGTTTTAATTTCTAGTAGCACTATTCTTTAACTCAAGCTTCATAAGATGATTATGgtgatatgatttttttttgttacttATGATTGCAGAGAACAAGTGAAGACATTCAGTTTCAATTGGAAAGTTTGGATCTTCCTTTTCGTTAATGCATTAGTGGGGTaagtataatatttttttattatatatttttagttttaataattggttttttaaaaagtatattttaaaatgaaatatgaacaagcACTCGATAATATAATTCTCTCCTATTAAATATTTTTGCCAACTCAAGGTTTTTGTACAAATAGTAATTTGAGTTCAAATAGGTCTTTTTAtacattaaaataataaggattacATAGAAATGGAAGGACAACAATCATTTTTAGGAAGAcaactaattttttaaaaaaattacattccTATATTTAGTAAATATAATATTTCTATGCATGAGTCTCTAAATTCTATCAAAAGTCTATTGTCTTTGGTGCTATAAAGTCAAAAGCTTTAAATATAAATGGTATACAAGCTTTAAATATTTAGTAAATATAATAGTGATTGTCACGACACACTTTCTCATATTTAACCATTTTATTTGAAGCGACTTTGAGGGATGTCTGTTACAAAAAACCCCAGTCCTAAGTCATACAAGTGGGAAAACCTCACTCAACTCCTCACATGGATCCCTCCTACCTAGCCGTACACATGAGGCTAGTATGTTACTCTACCACTGACATAGACATATGTTGCCCTCTCTCATCAATATGAATAACTATGAGGAAATCTTAAGCACGTGTCTCGCTTGAAATCAACCAAAACTTCTTTTTGTCTTGTGATAATGTCAAAATTTACTTCTATGTTccaaacacttttattaaaaggTCACTCACAAAAAATGTTGGGTTTTAGGGGGACGATGTCCTTGCTAGTAAAAATTTTAAGTTCTAATTTTGGAGTCATACAACTAAAATCATCCAAAGCTTTGTAAAAACCAAAGTCCATACCTTAATATATCTCAATGTCTCTCAATATATGATCTAGTAACACCCAAATTTGGCCCTTAGAATCCACAAGAGCGTATGAGGCAACCTCATATGTTAAGTACACATCCAATCCCCAAATCTAATAGGTAAAGAAGACACCCTCTATTGAAGATTCACAAAAAAGACATCCACGAACCACAATGTCAAAAGTTATTTTATATGCAATCCTCTATTTCAATATCTCTTGACATTGTGGTTCGTGGatgtctaaaaaatatatatgaaagatgattattttaaaatgttattcCATGACAACATCGTGATATCCTATGTTCCTTTGAGCTTGAATGTTTCTTAAAACATCAATTAAGAAAACTATAATATGAAAGACAAATAGTAGTTAATTAGTATCCTTAAATATAGAGCActaattaaatagttaaaaagaaatatatattataaaatatgaatttaATGATGATCATAACCAAACCTAATGATGATTAGAATGGTTATTAATAAAGTGTAACACATTATAACAATTTTTACTTTAAGCATAGATTAAGTTGTGGTATTATATGTTGCTTATTAATAATCGTTGCCTTTTGTATGTTTTGGAGACGGTTATTTTGGGTTGCTACTTGAAAACCGCGACTTAAGACTACAACTAAAACTGCAGATTTTTATAATTAAGGCGATGGTGTTTAGAATTCGTGGTTAGAAATGAAAAAATGCACTCTAAAGGAATAGGCAACAACCATTTATTCCATACTTGATAAATTGTCCCCTAAAGCCGTAGGCAATAGTTTTCTATCTTTAGAGGACGGTTTTCTATTGTTTCCTAAACCCATTTTTGTTAATGACTCCAAATTTTAGACATTAGGAGCCATTTTTGTTAATTTAAATGATTTCTAATAAAGTAATGTTATATTTATGACAGGATGACAATGGCTATAGGATTGTTCTATTATGGTCTTCGAGATACATCTGCTACTTACGCTGTTAACTTTCTTAACATGATTcccattttcacatttttgaTATCTATCATAGTAaggtaatatttaaattaattaagacaAATTCAACaggttaataatttttttcacatATGCATAAACTATGAATGAGTATTGCAGAATGGAAGATCTAAATATTAGGACATGGAGTGGTATAACTAAATGTCTTGGGGCAATTTTATGTGTTGGTGGAGCATTATCTATAAGTCTTTACAAAGGAAAGGAATTTTATATTGGTCATCACAGTCGCCATGCTGAGATGAATATTGTTGGAGCACATAAAAGTCACATGCTTCGTGGCACTTTATTTTTGATTGCATCTTGCTGTTGTTCCACATCTTGGTTTATTATGCAAGTATGTCTTATAGTTAAAAATACTCTATTTATAACAAAACTATTTTCATGGATTTTTAAGTTGTAAACATTTATTGTGAAACAAATAATTCATATGACTCTAAATATGAACAGGTTCGGTTGGCTAAAGTATTTCCACTTAGGTATTGTGCAACAATGATGTCATGCTTTATGACATCAATTCAGTCAGCAATAATAGGTGCAGGCATAAATTCCAGTAAGGAAGCTTGGAAACTAGAATTGAATCTGCAACTCATTACTATCGTTTATGCGGTAAGACTATTTCTACTGATTTATGTTTACCATTAAATTAGAATTGAATCACTAATCGTTAGTTGATTCAGTGGTGATTGACCCTGAATTTGGTAGGGAGGACCACGGTTCAATTAATATTAGTCAGTTTTTTAAatgttgtaaaaaaaattatttgattaattttgaGAATGTACTTTTAAATATGGATCATGGAGACTAATTACCTGAATTTTTATTTGAGTAGGGAGTATTGGCTACTGCTGTAACATTTTGTTTATTATCGTGGACAATAGCATTAAAGGGACCAACTTATCCATCAATGTTCAATCCATTGGCTCTTGTTTTTGTTGCCATTTCAGAGACTTTCATACTTGGTGAACCAATACACGATGGAACGTATGACTACTTTTTCCTTCCTTACTTTTTTTTCTATCATAAAATTAATGGATaaaagaattttaattttattcgAACTAACTCTTTAACTTAACATGTGGACTATTATGATAGTGCTTgttatttattattctatttaattttcattataatttaaaatttgattatgGGGGTGTATATGCTCTCAATATATAGGGTATGTTTGGTAAACATAGAGATTGAGTGATAAGCTAGttgatagcttataacttatggcTGATGGCTTATGACTCATAactgatggttgagactgatagttgataagctaattgaaatgtttggtaaaattagcggttcaactaacttataaatgtaaaatgacataaaagttatttaatatataattattttattttaaattaaaataaattataaaggataaaagtgaattttttttaaaataataaagataaaaaagaaagaaaaaatgataaaatgataaaatataagctataagctaaaacacTCTGAAAAAAAGCTATAAGTTaacaaaataagctataagctcgtgatgacaAGACCGTTATCAAACGAGTCTAAATTATCATTTGAATTTATAAACTATAAGTCATAAGCTATACGTTCAAAAatttgtcttaccaaacagactcatagtttaaatacattatttattcaataaatttacaaaatattttttatttaaaataaagaatGAAAGGAGTACAATcatactttttaaaaataaaaaaataagagagGTAGACTCATTCTTAAATTGCAAGTTTATATTTTAATCAATCCTAGAAAAATGACCAATTCAAAAACCTATTTGCAGGTTACTAGGCATGGTTTTAATCATAATGGGATTATATTCCTTCTTATGGGCTAAGAGTAATGAGATGCCTCATTTTCATCAATCAAATGTAGGAATTATAGAATTATCAACAAGCAGGAGAGAAGATCCTACAGTTACAAATTAATATTATTCTTGTACTTAAATTAAGATCTTGCTTTGTAATCtagaatcaaataaaaatcagtAGTTCTTGTTCCTTATGCTTTCTTAAccctttattaatattttttcttaGATGTTGTTAATGTTTTCTTAGCTAACAAAGTTAACCTAGTTCGCTTTAACATTTTTTATAGCACTCCACtcttccatctttctccatgaaaaaattaaaaaaggtttAAAATCTTGAGATTGAGCTGCATTTTTTACAAAAATATGTGAAAATTTAATTCTAATTTGAGATTTAAATAATGTGTTGTCTCTCTTGAGGTTTTATAGGCTGCATTTAACATTAACTTTCCAAAATATTATGAATCATGACACGACTTCTATGTAAAATTATGCAAGTAAATGATTGTTTGATTGTTGACTATTAGTAGAAATAAAATCATCCAAACTACCatatataatttgaatttaatatttaattttgtccTTTATTATAGAAaggacaaaaatatattttagcattttattttaaggctctgtttggtaagacatgtattcgagcttatagtttatgtcttatgtcttataagctcatatgataatttagactcgtttggtaacggtctttatatcacgagcttatagcttattttactagcttataacttattttccagacgttatttcaaatagcgttttagcttatgtcttataacttattattttttcttccttttttatccttataattttaattaaaatccacttttaaccttataatttattttaatttaaaatcaaataattatatattaaatatcttttatattattttacatttataagttaattgaaccactaattttatcaaatacttcaattagcttataagctatcagtctcaaccatccgctataagctataagtcaccagccatcagccatcagtcataagctataagctatcagctagcttatcagtcagcCGCTATTTtgaccaaacagaccctaagtaGTGAGTATCTTAAAGCTACTTTTTCCCTTTAAGATATTGTtgatacaaaataaaatataaagggAAGTGATCACATTAATCATAACAAATGTTATAAATAGCATGATTATGAATGTCCATCAATTAAGAGATTTCATATTGATTTTTCATTTATTACATATgtcatataaatataatttacatTGTACGTGAATTATTCATTGATAATGAGAATAATACAATACTATTTCTCACTTCTCTTTCTCTCATTCGTTTATATTCTTCTATTATAtggatttttattaatttttataacacATTAACAGCATGAAACTCCACCAAATTTAAAAAGGAACAAATTGACGTTCTAACTATTAGAGATAATATTggtcatttcttttattttttagcgTAAAAAGtcaaattataatatataaattgctatgacatcttatttatacgACTCACTTGATAATGACATTTACTAAAACTACCTAAAGAGTTTAATATATCAGAGATACATAATTTTGGATCTTGAGAAAGCTATTCCATCAAATTGAAAAAGTCTCTTCATGGGTTAAAACAATATGGACACATGTGGTATAATTGTCTCAATGAATATTTGCTAAGGGGAAGATATACAAATAGGTCCAAATGTCCTTGTATTTTTATGAAAAGATCTAGAAAATAATTTCCTATAATATTTGTCTATATGGATGACATAAAGTTATCGGAACTCTTTAAGAGATACCAAATGATATAAATCTCTTAAAGAAACCGTTCGAGATACAGGACATAGAAAAGACAAAGTTATGTCTAGATTTATAAATTTAGCATTTGGATAGTAGAATATTTCTACATTAAGAACTTTATATAGAAAAGGTGTTAAAACATTCATATATGGAAAAATATTGAATGTCGTGTACTCTGATGATGTTAGATAATTGGATGTGTAAAAGAATCTTTTAGACCCCGAGAAGAGGATGGAAAAACTAagtggtcctgaagtaccatatatCAGTGTGATTCAAGCATTGATCTATCTTGCTAATTATATAGGCCATGATATATCAATTTCTTTTACTCTAATAGAAAGATATACTTAACAAattcaaacatatacttcgttatttTAGGGGTAAATGGACATGAGTTTGTTTTGTTCTAAAGTATCCAAATTAGAATTAACAGGTCTAAAATTAGAATTACACATCAGATAGGTTTTATGCAGATATATGTTACTTGATAGACCCTCATAATGGTAGATTACAAACAAATTTTTTGTTTACTTATGTTGATATATCTACTTCATTGAGATATGTGAAATAAACCATAACAATAACTTCAAATATTCAGGAAGAAATTTTTAGCACTACATGAGGCAAGTCCATAATATGTTTGGTTGAGATCTCTTattcaacacaaacaaaagactTGTAGTTTGGATTTTGGAAAAATAAATGCAACAatcatatatgaagataataagaatgcatcacttaaTTGAAAGATGGTTACATTAAAAAATATGGAACAAAACACATTTCTCCAAAGTTCATTTCACTCATGATCTTCAGAAAAGTGGTAATACAAGCATCCAACGAATTCGCTCATGTGTTAATCTTATAGACCTTTTCTCTAAATCACTCCAAAATAGAACTCTTAACCAAGTAGTGCGAAATATTGGTCTTAATCATCGAAGAAATGATCATTCAGTGAGAAGGATAAATGAATTTATCTTAAAAGGATATTCTACTCTTTTCTCTTCACTAAATTTTTTTCCACTGAactttttctagtaaggttttaaagAGGCATATCCTAAACGAATATTCAAAGAGAGTGTTATGAATAATGGGTGTTAAATATGATTTTCTCTCAAATTTGTTACTTccttaattaaaataataggtATTGATTAGTAAAGAAGGAAATTCCCTAAAGAATGTTGTATTATTTTTCTTTCACTAGGATTTTTTCACAtgtttttttctagtaaggtcTTAACGAGACATATTAtttatggacatccaagggggagtgttatagaTAGCATGATTATGGATGTTCATCAATTAGGAGATTTCATATTGATTTTCTATTTATCACAtatgtcctataaataggactCATATTGTACTTGAATGATTCACTAATAATGAGAATAATACAATAATATTTCTCTCTTTCATCTCCAATCTTCTATTATATTGATTCttattaattttataacaaaaactattttatatatatatatatatatatatatatatatatatatatatatatggagaaaACTTACCTACAATTCCTTAGGTGTGGTTTATACTATTTgccaataaaaatatgacaagtgtacttTAACATCATTTAAGGGGTGAAAATACTAGAAAATTACATATGTGTAAGAGGAagttatacacttgtcatatttttattgaaaaatagtataaaccacacCTAAGGAACTGTATCTAAACATTCTCCTATTTTTAATatactttattaaaaaaatatctttttaaaatttgataatttataaatatcaataaactatttacaaaaatatataaatataaataaatgcaaTCGTCAAGAATGGAATCCTAGACCAACCGTTTTCACCCATTAACTCAACAAGCACGGACAACTTGAGCTATCCAACTCAcccctaaaaaatatcatgtttttttttagtttaataattattatataataatttagtGAAAATTCTATATTAACTAT contains:
- the LOC131604445 gene encoding WAT1-related protein At5g64700-like, with product MSNSENIENVKKWFMSSKPLLTMLLVQIVSTGMQLLSRVILVRGTFIFALITYRYLVAAICVVPFALYFEREQVKTFSFNWKVWIFLFVNALVGMTMAIGLFYYGLRDTSATYAVNFLNMIPIFTFLISIIVRMEDLNIRTWSGITKCLGAILCVGGALSISLYKGKEFYIGHHSRHAEMNIVGAHKSHMLRGTLFLIASCCCSTSWFIMQVRLAKVFPLRYCATMMSCFMTSIQSAIIGAGINSSKEAWKLELNLQLITIVYAGVLATAVTFCLLSWTIALKGPTYPSMFNPLALVFVAISETFILGEPIHDGTLLGMVLIIMGLYSFLWAKSNEMPHFHQSNVGIIELSTSRREDPTVTN